A stretch of Paenibacillus sp. URB8-2 DNA encodes these proteins:
- a CDS encoding spore coat associated protein CotJA, with amino-acid sequence MTSQAPNSQERVYSVYVGPFDPCPPVPCKTYVVPPHLFLGFQPPNLPQFNLPEALKIGTLWPALYSTYTPHIRGGN; translated from the coding sequence TTGACTTCACAAGCGCCAAACTCCCAAGAACGCGTATATTCGGTTTACGTAGGGCCGTTCGATCCCTGTCCGCCGGTGCCCTGCAAGACGTATGTCGTGCCCCCTCATTTGTTTTTGGGCTTCCAACCCCCGAATCTGCCGCAGTTTAACCTTCCGGAAGCCTTGAAGATCGGCACGCTCTGGCCCGCGCTGTACAGCACGTATACACCTCATATCAGAGGAGGGAATTAG
- a CDS encoding spore coat protein CotJB: MEATPCDPRYYELLEQLQTLDFALVELNLYLDTHPTDLQSIQQFNQLIQERTRLAKQFQELYGPLQNFGRAYSKCPWEWSESPWPWQV, translated from the coding sequence ATGGAAGCAACCCCCTGCGATCCCCGCTATTATGAATTGCTGGAGCAGCTTCAGACGCTTGATTTTGCGCTGGTTGAGCTGAATCTTTACCTGGACACTCACCCGACCGATCTGCAAAGCATCCAGCAGTTCAACCAGCTTATCCAGGAACGGACCCGGCTGGCAAAGCAGTTCCAGGAGCTGTATGGTCCGCTGCAAAATTTCGGGCGCGCGTATTCGAAATGTCCCTGGGAGTGGAGCGAAAGTCCCTGGCCTTGGCAGGTATAA